The Streptomyces puniciscabiei genomic interval GCCGACGAGCCTGCCGTCGAGACGGACCAGGTCTCCCACCGCCGGCCGGATGGCCGGCGCCACAGGGCAGACGCCGCGTTTCATCCACCCGCTCGCAGCACGGATCCCCTGCCTCAGCCGATCACTCGGCTGGAGGTCGAGCGACGCAGACCGCGCGAAGCGCGAAGGTTCCTTGTCACCGTGAGCTTCTTGAGCCAGCGGTCAGTTCCGTCGTACTTCGCGCGGAAGGGGCGCCGACCGTGCACCGCGGTGAAGTTGTCGACGTAGACGATGTCGCCCGGCTCGAGGACGACGTCGTACTCGGCGGCCATGAGCTTCTCGCAGATCTCCTTGAGCGCCTCCTCGGCTTCGGGGTCGGTCCCGACGGTCCTCATGTAGAAGGGGTCAAGCCGCAGGTAAGGCTCATCGGGGTGACCGAAGAGGACGGCCACGGGCTCCGGGTTGTCCCGCAGCTTCTGGATCTCCTCCAGTCCGAAATGCGTTCCGTCGTCGGGGGTCTGCCCCAGGTGCTCGGTGTCCGGGTAGATCACGTAACGGGGCTCGGAGAGGACCTTCTTGGCGTCTTCGCTGAGCTCGATGTCCCGGATCGAGGCGACCGTCGTGGGAACCCGGTCGAGGTTGCGGATGCCGAGCAGGCCGACGTAGTCGCATCGATAGGGGTGGAACGCGTCCTCGGTGTGCCATCCGAGCAGGACGTCACTGCTGTGGCCGCTCTGCTCCTGCTCGACGCCCGGCAGGGGCAGGACGTTCTGGATCAGACTGCCGTTCTGGAGGGTCGACCAACCGAAGACCTCGCCGAGGCACATGCCGGTGAGGGCGAGGAAGATTTCCTCTCTCCGCAACGAGTCGGCATCGGCCCAGCTCGCCGGGGTCGGCTCGATCCCGTCCGGGTCCACGCGGAAGCCCCGGATCACGAACGCGCTGCCGGTCTCCGTGGTGCGGAAGTCGCTCAGTGCCTCACGCAGACCCGCGGGGACGCCGGCCAGATACCGCCATGCCAGGTCGTACAGGTCACCGGTTCTCGGGTCGTGCCCCGCCCGCACGATGTCGTCGATGACAGCGTCGAACGCCTCGTTGTCTTCTTCGCTCAGCACATAGGTCACGAGCGTCTTGGGGGGCATGAGTGTATCCGCCTCTCTCATTTAACGGCTTTGACGGCGACCATCGAGTCGGCCCACCAGTAGGTGCAGTCGTTCGGCGGTGCGAGATCGCGCACCACCTCGACCGAGAACGAGGAGAAATGCCTGAGCAGGCTGCGCTGGTGGGAGCGTCCGACGGTGTCGATCTCGTTGGTGTAGTAGGAGAAGACGCCTCCGGGCCGAAGATGGGCGGCGGCCGCTTCGAAGAAGTTCTCCGCGTAGTTGGTGCTGTGCACGACCGTGTCGCGATACTCGCGCTCGTTGGTCGGATAGGTGTCGAAGAAGATCGCGTCGAACTGTCCGAGCTGGTCGATCACCTCGTCCCAGAACCCGCGGACCAGCCGGATGTCGCGGTCCGGATAGCCCTCGCGCCACCGCTCGAACGCGTCGATGACGTCTTCGTTCGGCTCGATGACCGTGTGGGAGGCCGCTCCGAACTCCTGGATGAAGGTGGCCGAGATTCCCATGCCGAAGCCCACCTCCAGCACGTGTCCTCGGCTCTCGGTGACGTGGGCGGCCATCGCCCGCATGAGCGGACGCTCCCAGTCCTGCATGACCTCCTGGCCCTCGATGACCAGCTGCGAGGGTGTGTACCGGGCTCCGCTCCGGTCCCAGGACCCGTTGATGACAGGTCGGTCGACGCCGCGTTTCTGCGACGCGACGAGCCGGTCCAGATGCTCCAGGTCCGACTGGAATTCGCTGAGGGCGCGTTCCAGCATCCAGGTGCGGCGGTGGCCGATCGGCGTCCCGAGAAATCCTGGATCGCTGACCGAGACCGTCACGTCGAACGCCTCGGAACGCGTCTTGAAGATCTCCTTGGCGGCGGAACGGGCGGAGTCGCGCCGTACCAGGTCCTCCACGAGTTCCGTGAGATCCGACAGACGGCTGTGCTGCATGAGTTGACGCAGCGGAACCCGGACCCCGAACACCGCGCCGATGCGCGCACTGAGCCGTGAGATCTTCAGCGAATCGCCGCCGAGATCGAAGAAGTCGTCCTTCCCACTGGCCGGGGCAGTGCCCAGCAGCGACTCCCAGATTTCCGACAGCTCGGCTTCGGTCCGAGAGAGGGACCGGGCCCCCTTCGGGTCGGCGACGATACGTCCGGCGGCGGGCAGCGCCGCCCGGTCGACCTTGCCGCCGGGCGTGAGCGGCAGCGCGTCGAGCGTTGCCCACTTCGTCGGGACCATGTGGTCCGGGAGCCGCTTGCGGAGGTCCTCGGCGAGCTCCCGCAACTCCACCTCTCCCACGACGTAAGCCGTGATCGCGACCTCGTCGCGGTCCTTCTCGGCCTGGACGTGAGCCGCGCGGACGCCCGGATGAGTACGCAGAGCGTGCTCCACCTCGCCGAGCTCGACCCGGAAACCGCGGATTTTGACCTGGCCGTCCCGTCTGCCGTGGAACTCGAGAACGCCGTCCGACCGCCTGCGGACCATGTCCCCGGTCCGGTACATGCGTGCACCGGACTCACCCGCGAACGGGTCGTGCAGGAAGTGGGCGGCGGTCTCCTCGGCGCGGTTCAGATAGCCGGCGGCGACTCGCGGCCCGGAGATGAACAGTTCGCCGACAGCACCGTCCTCGACGGGGCGCAGCTGTTCGTCCAGCACATGGATACGGGTTCCGGGGAGCGGCGACCCGATCGGGACCGACTCCGACGGGTTCTTCCCCTCGGCCATCGCCGGGGTGACCGGGTACACCGTGGCGGTGACAGTGCCCTCGGTGGGCCCGTAGCAGCAGATGACGTCCGCCGGAACGTCCTTGGCGAACCACTCCTGGAGGTCCCCGTAGCGGATGACGTCATTGCCGATGTTCAGCAGCCGCAGGGTGCGCAGCCGGGGATCGCGGCGTTCGACGTGGGCGAGCGTCTCGCGGAGGTAGGCCGGAGAGATGTCGGCCACCGTGACGCCCAGCTCCGCGATCTTGTCGGGGATCTCCTGCGGCATCCAGAAATCGGCGTCGGGCAGGACAAGCGTGGCCCCGCTGAGGACCGCGAGGCCGACCTGCTCCAGTGACACGTCGAAGACCGGGCCTGCCAGCATCAGGATCCGGTCGGCGGAGCTGCAGCCGTAGACGTCCCGGACCCTCGTCAGGTGGTGGAGGAACGCCTCGTGGCTCACCATCACGCCTTTGGGCGTGCCGGTCGAGCCCGACGTGTGGATGACGTAGGCGAGATCAGGCGTATCAGGCACCGCCGCCGCGAACGCCGACAGACCTTCCGTACTCAGATCTCGGCCGACGCGGACGTGGACCTGTGCGGCGGCGACGATCGACTGCCTGCGCTCGGCCGGCTGGTCCGGATCGATCGGGACGTGGGTCCCGCCGGCCCGGAACACGGCCAGGAGCGCCACGAAGTGGTCGATCGAGCGCGGGATCTCCACCGCGACCCGCGCTCCGTGCGCGACGCCCAGGTCTCGCAGACGGGTCGCGAGCCGCGTCGCCTGTGCGTCCAGCTCGGCGTAGGTCAGCACGGCGTCGCCATGCTGGATGGCCGGCGCGTCGGGTGTGAGCAAGGCGTAGTTCGCCAGGTGGTCGGCGAGGGTCCTGGGGACCGGCTGCCTCGGGCCGTCCAGGGGTGGTGCGCCACGTCGATCAGCGTCTGCCATCGTCCGGCGCTCCACGTGTGCATGAAGGGCTGACAATCGAGACCCTCCTCCGTATCTCCTGTGGTCCAGCAGCAGTCGGTCGAGCTCTGCCGCAGTTCCGCTTCAGCCGAAAGGACCCCGGCCGGCATAGCGGGGAGATCCTCGGCACTGAGACGATGTTGCGCCACTTGCCAAAACGATGTCAACTCTTGACAACATCAGTTGCCTAAGGTGTGCCTGGTGGGCAACCTGTCGTGGCCTCGGCGAAGGTCCCGTCCGAGTGCGATCTGCCCCCGGGGCACGGGCGGCGCCGACGCGGCCGGTTCGCGGGCTCCTGGCCGGACGTGGCACACCACGGGCGGGCGGCCTCGTACGAGACCTCGGTGCCCGTGCCGGTGCATCGGCTGTTCGGCCCTGCGGCAGGGGGCGGGAAGCGCACGTCACAGCCACACGCAGGAGGAGAGGGCCTCGACCGGGCAACGGCGGCCCTGGTGCGGCGGTTACGGGCTCCCCGGCCGGACCCTCCCCGAGGCGGTCAGTGCCGGGATCGGTCGCGCGGGTCCGACGTGACAGCGCCTCAGCCGCGCCTCGGCTCGGGTGGCAAAATGCAGATCGCCCCGGCGAAGAGGCCCGGCGAGGAGGTCACTGTGGCGAGCTTACGAAGGTGCATCACGGCGTGTGTCCTAAAGTAGTGGGTACAGCCGCCTCAGCACTACTGCCGTGCCAGAGATTTTCAACCCCTTGCCAACGCTGGCAATGACGTAACGAGTTCTGAGTGATCTGACAGTCGCCCTGCACGTACGTGAATCGATCTGACGAGTGGAACGTGGAATCTCTGAAGCAGCCCGACTTCGGGCGCCGCCTCAAACGACTGAGAACCGAGCGACACCTGTCGCAGGCGGCCCTTGCCGGTGAAGGCATGTCGCCGGGTTATCTCTCCCGCCTGGAATCCGGCGCCAGGCCGCCCACCGCGCAGGTGGTCGCCTACCTCGCCCAGCGACTGGACATCACCGAGGAGGAGCTCGCAGGGGAGCCGGGCGACGTCAGTTCGCTCGCACGTACGCTCATCTCCGCGACCTCCGCGGGGTCCGACGCGGCAGTGGAGGCATTGGCGGAACAGGGGGCCCTCGATCCGGAGGAGGACCCGCTGCTTCGCGCCCAGGCTCTGTGGCTGCTGGCTGACGTGTCCGGACGGACCGGACGCCGAGAAGAGGAACAGGACTACCTGGAACGCCTCGTCTCCCTCAGCGATGACCTGGGGCTCGATGACGTGAGGTCCCGAGCCCGGTCCCGGCTGGGCCGCTCCCTCCGGGCGACGGGAGCGATGCGCCGGGCGAGGGAGATCGCGACAGAGGCCTTGGCGATCGCTCGCGGAACACCGCTGGACGCGCCCGAGACCGCCGGTGCCCTGATCACGATCATCTCCATCGAGGCCGAGGACGGGCAGCTCACCACCGCCCTGTCCTACGCGGACGAACTGCGCGACCTCGTCCCGGATGACAGGCTCGACCTGCGGGTCGAGGCACTGTGGGCGTCGGCGACCGTCCGGGTCCGGCTGGGCGACTACGCGACCGCGGAGCGGCACCTGGAAGAAGTGCTGCAGCTGCTCACCACTTACCACAATGCGAATCTATGGCTCCGCGCCAGGCTCGCGACCGCCTCCCTGTATCTGCAGCTGTCTCCCCCCAACACGGAGATGGCGCGCCGCCGGCTCGTCGAGGTCTCCCACGCGGTCGAAATCACCGGAAATCCCCTTTACCGCCAGGAAATGGAGCTTCTCTTCGCCTACCTGGCCTACCACGAAGGCCGGTTGGCCGACGCCAGGGCGACCTGTCAAGCCCTTGAGAAATCCACCCTGTTGCTCACCTACCGCGACAAAGCGCGCTTGGCGGCGCTCGGCGGCCTGCTCCTCATCAGTGAAGGAAAGACCACCGAAGGTACGGAGACTCTCGAGCAGGTGGCGTCGAGCGCCCGCGACGAGGGCAGCCTGGATCTCGCCGCCGACATCTGGCGCCTCTTGGCCAAGGCATTGGCAGGACTCCGATAGGCCGAGGGGGGCTCCGGGATCAGGCCGGTACGACGCCGAAGTGGCGGCGGGCCATCGTCACGGCGAGGTCCTGCACGGCGTACGCGGTCACGTAGTAGGCCTGGGGCGAGGTGCCGGCGGACAGACTCAGGGTGAACTCGGCCGCGCGGTCCTCGTCGGGTGTGACGCGGATCCTGTGCAGGGCCGGCTCCACCGCGCAGTCGGCGCGCAGGTAGCGCGGGACGTGGACGCCGAGGCGCAGCGGGCCGGTGCGGGCGCCGCGAACCACCAGCCGTACCCGGAGGGTGCCGCCCTGGGGCACCTCGTCGTCGGCGTGGATCCGCACCGTCGGCGCGCCGGGCAGGCGCAAGGAGACGTCCCCGCAGCGCGGGCAGACGACGCACTCGGTGTCGAGCGCGGTGGGCACCAGGGCCCTGCGGGTGTACCGCTCGGCGGGTCGGCCGCAGTGGCACAGCACCCGCGCCGCGGAGGACGCGTCGAGGCGGCTGCGGTCACCGAAGTGGGCCGGGTAGTCGCTGATCTCGTTCTCCGGGTCCTCGGCGATCCGTGCGGCGATGGCCTGGTCCAGGGACTGCAGGTCGTCCAGGAGGCCGCGCATCGTGCCGGTCTGGTCCCGGACCGCCAGTGAGCGGCGGGTGACCAGTCCCTCGACCTTGGCGGCGAGCTTGCCCAGCCGGGGACGCAGCGGGTTGCCGGGGGGCAGCAGCCCGCCGGCGAGGTAGGCGGTGAGGCGAGCCGAGGCGGTGAGGAGCAGCGGCCCGGGGTCCACGGACGGCGGCTCGGGTAGGGGGCCCGCGTCGTCGGCGGCCATGCCGAAGTGGAGATAGGCGGGGAAGGGCTGGACGGTGGAGATGCCGGCGTTCAGGCTCGGGGCGGAGGAAGCTCCGCGGAGGGCGGCGTCCATCCAGACCCGGTTCTCGACGCGGTCGGAGTCGTGGATGGTGACCGCGGCGACGACGTCCTTGGCGGTGCCGTCGATCGCGTTGAGCATCAGCTGGAACTTCGGGTCGTAGATGGCCGCGTCGGCGAAGGGAGCGTTGTTGCACGAGCTGAGGACGATCTCGGCGGCGCGGACCTCGCGCAGCTGGATCAGCTTGTCCATGGGCTTGTAGCAAGTGGGGCCGTAGGCGCAGGCCGGGCCGAGAAGCCCTGGGGCGCGCGGGGCGGTCTCGTTCAGGCCGCACACGGTGAAGTCGGCGAGGTTGATCGAGTCGTCCTTGCCGTGGCCCTGGAAGAGGACCCGTCTCCAGCGGGTGCCGAGGATCTCGGTTCTGATGTCCTCGCTCTCCACGTCGCGTTCGTCGCGCAGGTGGATGCCCGCCGGGGCCGGGGGGCGGTCGGTGGAGGTGTACAGGCCCAGCCGCTGGACGTCCGCGGCGATGCCGGCGTACTGCTTGGCGGTGAACCAGGCGAGGGACGCAGCGTCACGGCCGGTGAGGAAGGTGATCGGCGTGTCCGCGCGGGCGGCGGCCAGCAGGGCGGTCCACAGCGGGTCGAGGGTGAAGTGCTCGTACAGGCCGGCGACCAGCAGGGAACGCGCGGGGGCGGGACCGGCTGCGTCCACCGTGCCCCCGTCCCGGCCCCCCTCGAAGGTGTCGTCGTCCTTCGCCGTGTCCCGGACGCCAGGCCCGTCCGCCGGGCCGGCATCCGGACGGCTCTCCGCCGCGCCCGTGGTCCGGGGCCCGTCCGTGGGGGTGCCGTCGCCAGGCCCCTCCCCCTCGTCCGGCGCCCGGCGTCGCGTGCCGGGTCCGTCGGAGAGCACGGCTGCGAGTTCCTTCTCGTCGAGCCACTCCTCGGCCAGCGGTTCGATCAGTGCCGCGAGCCCGGCGGGCAGGGTGCCGGGGCTCAGCAGGACGCCGCATGCGTGGGGCGCCGGGCGGCGCACACCCGCGTACACGGTGGCTGCGCGCCCGGCGGAGGCGACGAGGTCTGGGCGGCCACCGGTCCACACCGGAACGGCCGCGGGCGAGGGGTCTGCGAGGAACCGCTCGACGGCCGCGGTGTACGAGGCCGGGTCGTCCACCGTCAGGAAGGGAGAGGAGGCCGGGACCGCCGTCCCGTCGGCGTCAGCGTGGAGCGCGGACTGCATCAGCGGGTGACTCCCTCGTGGAAGCCCGAGGGCTCCGGGAGGCTGGGGGCGGCCTGTCTCTCCGAGGCCCAGGCCAGGGTCTCGGCCAGGGTGCGCCAGATCTCGGAGGCCAGGTGGACGTTGGAGGCGTTCTGGGCCTCCTGGGCGAGTTCCTCGATGCGGCGGACGCCGGCTTCGCGGTCGCCCTCCAGGATGCGGATCTGGTGGGCGAGGACCTCAAGCCGGATCCGGTCGCGGAAGGTCAGCTGCGGCAGGGCGTCCGTGAGCTGCTCGCACAGCGTCTTGGCTAGCACCAAGTCGCGCTGGTGAAAGGCGAGATGGGCCTTGATGACGAGAAGTTCCTGGCGGTGCAGCGGGCCTCCGAAGAGACCCAGGGCGTGTTCGGCCTCGGTCAGCCACTGCTGGGCCTCGGTCACCCGGCGCGGGATCATCTGCAGGTACAGGGACGAGGCGGCCAGCCGCAGCCGCAGCATCAGGTCGCCGTGGCTCGGAAGTTCGGCCAGGGCCCGCTGCAACAGCTGGGCGGCGCCCGGGTAGTCACCCTGGCGGATGCGTACGTTCGCGGCCGACCACAGGGCTTCGGCGCGCAGCACGGTGGGCAGGACGTCGATCGGTTCCAGCATCTGGTCGGCGAGCCGGCGCGCCTCCGTGATCAGGCCCGACTCCGCCTCGACCGACAGGAGCACCAGTTGGGCGCGGACGGTGTCCGCCACGGGGACCGCCCCGTTGTCGGCGGTGCGGAGGGCGTTCTGGGCGACGGCGCGGGCCTCCTCGATGTCACCGACGGCACGCAGGCAGCGGGCGAGGAGAGTGCGGGAGCGCACCTGGAGGGTGGGCACCTCCAGGCGGTCGCTCAGCTCGGTGAGTTCGCGTGCCGCGGCGAGTTCGTCCTGGCGCTCGCCCTGCTTGGCGTGCAGCTGGGCCAGCTTCCACAGGGACAGCCAGCGCAGGGAGAGATCCTCGCCGCTCTCCGCCTGGACGGCCTCCCCGAGCAGCCGGATGGCGTCGTCGGTGTCGTCCGAGGAACTGGCGGACGCGAGGGCCCGGCCCAGCGGGGAGGTGTGGATGCCTTGCAGGACGGACGCGGGGACGCCCAGTCGCTGGGTGAGGTGGTCGAGCACCTTGGCGGTCGGGCGCCGGGCCCCGGACTCCAGGCGTGACAGATACGCGGTGGACATGCCGCCCTCGGCAACCTCGGCCTGGGACAGGCCCCGCTCCTGCCGGAGGGCCTTCAATAGCTGTCCGAACTCGGGTTGTTCGAGCACTTAGCCATCCCTGAGCCTGTGGGTCCCCGTGAACGGAACCATCTTCAGTGCGGGACACAGGGTTGTCAACCTTTGGCAACCCTGCTCGTTGAGGGGTCACCGGCCCGGAAAACCGGGCCGGTGACCCCAGCCGCCCACCACGCGGGCCACAGCCCGCCGCACTGGACGCTCCACGCGGGTCGGCCCGTCACCGCAGATGCACTGCGGGCCGGTGTGGGCCGCCGCGACCCGCACCGCACGGGTCGCCGGCCCTCTCCGCGATCGGTCGCCCCGCGGGTTACGGCCAGTCGATGCGGCCGGCCGCGACCGGGGCGGACTGCGCGCGGAGGTCGTGCGCGCCGTGCAGCGGCCAGTCGATCCTCAGGTGCGCGGCCTGGACCATACGGCCCTCGGTGCCGGCGTGGACGGCGGCCGTCCCGAGTGCGAGGACGGCGGCCGACAGGAGGGCGGTGGTGGTGCGACGACAGGCGTTCTTCATGAGTGTTCCCCCGGGATGTCGAGTGTGGTGGTGTCTGTAGACCCACCGGAGGCTGGTCAGTGCACGGTCGGACCGGCCCGGAACGGGGTGTTCCCGGAAGCCGGCGGCGACCGCTCGGTCAGGTCGAAGCTAGATCACTTGCCAAAGCTTGACAAGTCTCAGCGAATGATTGACAAATTTGTCGGGCCGCACCTAGCGTCCTGTCACGAACGAGAGAGCCGCGGTGATGCCGGGGCCCTGTCCCGGATGTCTCGGCGCCCGCCGCAGCGGGCGCGCGCGGTGACGACAGGGCGTCCTGTTCCCGCGGCGGACGGCGACCCACGATGCGGAGTCCCATGGCGCCGACCGCCGGCTGAAGAAGACCATGTCCGCCCGGGACATGCCCAAGTCCCGTGCCCTGCGGGAGTCCTCGGCCGGACGGCACCTCGTGTGCACAGCGACAGCAGCCCAGCGACCCAGACCAAGGTGGTCACACGGTGACAGCCCTGACCCATACGCCCCTGCCTTCGACCGAGCCGTCCCGGGCCGGTTCCCTGCGCACCCGCGCGGCCGGCGAGGACGACCGAGACTTCCTCAGGTCCCTCTTCACCAGCACGCTCAGCCCGTTCTACGACGGTGACCACGCGGCGCACGCCGATCGCGTCCTCGATGCGCACCTCGCCTCCGGACGCGACCCGCTCGGTCACTTCTCCCACTCCCAGCGCACCTTCATCCTGTGTTCGGACGACACATCCGACGCCGAGCGGCTGGGTGTGCTGCACATGGCGGTCAAGCGTCAGGGCACGGTGAAGATCAGTCCGCTGATCCTCGTGCCGGAGCACCGCAGTCGCTCCGGGCTCGGCACCCTGCTGCTGCGCGCGGCGGAGGACTTCGCGCGCGAGGCCGGCGCCCGGCAGCTCTACTGCACGGTCGCCGCCGCCAACACCGCCGCGCTCAACTTCTTCCTCGGGCACGGCTTCGTGCTGGCGGGCAGCGCGCCCGGACAGTACAAGCCGGACAGCGTCGAGCACATGCTCTACAAGGACCTGGCCCTGCACACGGAGCCTTCCGGGGACGACCGCACCGGCGCCGTGAGCGGCACCCGCATCCGCCCCTTCCGGCCACAGGACGCGCCCGGGCTGCGTGAGCTGGTGCTGCGCGCGATGCAGCCCGCGTACCGGGGTGTGAACGCGGACTGGGTGGGGGCGCTGATCGCCGGGCACCACCGGCGCCACGACGGTGATCCCCACCAGAAGTCCAAGGTCATCCACGTGGCGGTGGACGAAACGGGCACCTTGCGCGGAGTGGCCGCCGCCGGCCGGAAGAAGGGCCTGTCCGTCAAGGTGATGCCGCTGTGCGCGGACCACCCGGCCGTCCTCGCCCAGCTCCTGGACCAGCTGCCCGACCTGCACCGCGGGCTCGGCCGCAAGCTCTACACCCACCAGCCGCCGGATCCCGCCGTCACCGCGCTCATGCAGAGCCGCGGCTGGTCCCTGGAGGGCCTGATGCCGACCGCGTACCACCCCGACACCTGCACCGTTCAATGGGGCCTGATCCTGCCCCCAGCGCCACACCGCACCGGAGACACACATGAGTGACCTGGACCAGTACGCCGACGAACTGCACTCCTTCGTGGCCGCACGCGGCTGGGACGCCTTCCAGAACCCCAAGAACCTGGCGATGGCCCTCGGCGGCGAGAGCGGGGAACTGCTGGCGCTTCTGCAGTGGCTCACCCCGGAGGAAGCCGCGGCACGCCCCTTCGAGGACCCCGAGTTCCGCCGCGAACTCGCCCACGAGCTGGCCGACATCCTCAACTACCTGCTGCGGCTGTCCCGTTCGGCCGGTATCGACCTGCTCGCAGCCGCCCGCGAGAAGCTCGCCCTCAACGAGCAGCGGTACCCGGTGGAGCTGGCACGCGGTAACGCCCTGAAGTACGACCGGCTGGCCGAGGCGGGTGAGCAGGCATGAGCGGCACCACTTCCCTGCCCCCCACGTCCGCTGCCGCGGCACACACCGCGGCCGGCCAGCGCATCGGTGACGGCCTCACCGGTGGCCTGCGTGTCTTTCTCGCCGCGCCGTTCGTGCAGTTCATCGATCCGGCCGATGGCGTGGTCCGTCCCGAGTGGCGGCAGCGGCTGTCGGCCTTGCGTGAGGCACTTCTCGACGCCGGGCACGCGGTCTTCAACGCCCACCACAACGAGGGGTGGGGCGAGTGGGGTCTGCCCCCACAGGAGTGCGTCCCCTCCGACTTCCGCGCGATGCAGTGCGCCGACCTGGTGCTCGCCTACCCGGGGACCCCGCCCTCCACGGGCGTCGCGCTCGAACTGGGCTGGGCCTCCGCGCTGCGCAAGCCCGTCGCCCTGCTGCTCGACCCCGGCACCACCTACAGCCCGATGATTTCGGCACTCGGCCAGATCTCCCCGGTGCTGCAGCTGCCGTTCGACGGCAGCTGGTCCGCGCAGTGCCTCGACCGCGCGGTCCGCACCGCCCTGGACTGGGCCACCGGTCTCGGTGTCCAGCCGGGGCCGTGGAGCGCACCGGAGCTGGACCCGGCCCTGGCCTACCACCGGCACGCGACGGACCACCCCGACCCGCCCGAGGCGGAGCCGGCCGCTGCGGAAACGGTGGTGCAGGCATGACGACTTTTCTGCGGACACTCGCCACGGCCGCTGGCCGCGCCAAGCCGCCCACCACCGTGACCGTCGCCCTGTGCGGTGTCGAGTTCGGCTGGGGCAGCGCCGGAAAGCTCGGTGCGATCGTGCACGCGCTGCGGGCGAAGCTCGGCGACCGCGTGCGCTTCGTCGGGCTCGGCTCGCGGCTCGGCCGCGAGATCGTGCGCGGCCACGGTGTCGAAGAGTGGCACGACGTCGACCTCGGGGATGCGCGGGCGCTGCGCGCCCTGGTGGACGAGCGGTCCCTGGACGCCGCCGTGTGTGTCCTGGACCGGGCCGCCGCGGTGGCGCTGGAGGACGCAGGCTGCCCCGTCGTGTTTGTCGACAGCCTGCCGTTCCTGTGGACGAAGGACGATCTGGACAGCCTGCCGCTGCGAGCCAGCGCCTACTGCGCACAGCTCGTTCCCGGGCTGCCGGGTCCAGCCTGGCCCGTGCTGGCCCGTGTGGAGAACCTGCGCTGGGTCGAGTCGGTGGTTGTCCCCGGGCCGGTTCGGACAGGACCCGAGATGCGGCGGGCCGGCGAACGCCGCGCGGTGGTCAGCCTGGGCGGCCTGCTGTCACCGCTGCTGGACGATCCCTCCGCCTACCTGTCCCTGGCGGTGCCGGCCGCGCTCGGCGCTCTCGCCGCGTGGGGCACCCGGCAGGTCACGCTGTGCGGCAACGTGCCCGAGGGACTGTTCGACGACATCACCGTTCCGGCGGGCCTGGACGTACGCAGCGGCGCCCTCGGCCACCAGGGCTTCCTGGCCGAGATCGCCGAGGCCGACGTCCTGCTCACCTCCCCCGGTCTGACGACGCTGCTGGAGACCAGCACGCGCGGGGTGCCCGCGGTGTGCCTGCCCCCGCAGAACATCAGCCAGATCCTCAACGCCTCCTTCTACGCGCAGGCCACCGAGGCGCCGGTCGCCGAGTGGCCCGAGGAGGTGTTCCGCGCCCAGGAGGTGCTCGACGCCCGCCTGGTCACGGCATCCGACGACGTCACGGACGGCGGTGGATCGCCCGGCGAGGACGCCGCCCTGGAACTGATCTACGGCGGGATCGCGCGCGCGGCCCGCACCCCCGCGCCGGTCCGCGCGGCCCTGACCGAGCGCATCGGCGCCTGCCTCGCCGCGGTCGAGCGGCAGCAAAGCCGATGGACCGCCCTGGCCCGGCTGGTCGGCACCGGCGGCGCGGCCCAGGTCGCGGACATCGTGCTGGCCACCGCGGCTCGCCACGGCACCAGTCACCGCCCCGCCGACCTCCCTTCCTGAAAGGCTCACCGATCATGCAGGAACGACACCGCTATCTGTTCATC includes:
- a CDS encoding nucleoside 2-deoxyribosyltransferase, whose product is MSGTTSLPPTSAAAAHTAAGQRIGDGLTGGLRVFLAAPFVQFIDPADGVVRPEWRQRLSALREALLDAGHAVFNAHHNEGWGEWGLPPQECVPSDFRAMQCADLVLAYPGTPPSTGVALELGWASALRKPVALLLDPGTTYSPMISALGQISPVLQLPFDGSWSAQCLDRAVRTALDWATGLGVQPGPWSAPELDPALAYHRHATDHPDPPEAEPAAAETVVQA
- a CDS encoding hydroxymethylcytosylglucuronate/cytosylglucuronate synthase, giving the protein MTTFLRTLATAAGRAKPPTTVTVALCGVEFGWGSAGKLGAIVHALRAKLGDRVRFVGLGSRLGREIVRGHGVEEWHDVDLGDARALRALVDERSLDAAVCVLDRAAAVALEDAGCPVVFVDSLPFLWTKDDLDSLPLRASAYCAQLVPGLPGPAWPVLARVENLRWVESVVVPGPVRTGPEMRRAGERRAVVSLGGLLSPLLDDPSAYLSLAVPAALGALAAWGTRQVTLCGNVPEGLFDDITVPAGLDVRSGALGHQGFLAEIAEADVLLTSPGLTTLLETSTRGVPAVCLPPQNISQILNASFYAQATEAPVAEWPEEVFRAQEVLDARLVTASDDVTDGGGSPGEDAALELIYGGIARAARTPAPVRAALTERIGACLAAVERQQSRWTALARLVGTGGAAQVADIVLATAARHGTSHRPADLPS
- a CDS encoding GNAT family N-acetyltransferase; the protein is MTALTHTPLPSTEPSRAGSLRTRAAGEDDRDFLRSLFTSTLSPFYDGDHAAHADRVLDAHLASGRDPLGHFSHSQRTFILCSDDTSDAERLGVLHMAVKRQGTVKISPLILVPEHRSRSGLGTLLLRAAEDFAREAGARQLYCTVAAANTAALNFFLGHGFVLAGSAPGQYKPDSVEHMLYKDLALHTEPSGDDRTGAVSGTRIRPFRPQDAPGLRELVLRAMQPAYRGVNADWVGALIAGHHRRHDGDPHQKSKVIHVAVDETGTLRGVAAAGRKKGLSVKVMPLCADHPAVLAQLLDQLPDLHRGLGRKLYTHQPPDPAVTALMQSRGWSLEGLMPTAYHPDTCTVQWGLILPPAPHRTGDTHE
- a CDS encoding nucleotide pyrophosphohydrolase gives rise to the protein MSDLDQYADELHSFVAARGWDAFQNPKNLAMALGGESGELLALLQWLTPEEAAARPFEDPEFRRELAHELADILNYLLRLSRSAGIDLLAAAREKLALNEQRYPVELARGNALKYDRLAEAGEQA